One Halosegnis longus DNA window includes the following coding sequences:
- a CDS encoding helix-turn-helix domain-containing protein, with protein sequence MSCIFSYSFRSPELALAETLAGEDIELEVEYIGAQGPEELRLFVWVSEGVSAFDDGIERDPTVTDPVVVSDDETERLYSLATTDAVETTVYPLWATRDGEGLSAHYEDGWWHSEIRFPTREQLAAYREALLESGVQVEMRGIYREESHEPAPGLTTEQREALTAAYRNGYFSVPRETTTAALAETLDISGQAVSERLRRGYARLVDATFGDE encoded by the coding sequence AGCTGCATCTTCTCGTACAGCTTCCGGTCGCCGGAGCTCGCGCTCGCAGAGACGCTGGCTGGTGAGGATATCGAACTGGAGGTGGAGTATATCGGCGCGCAGGGACCCGAGGAGCTTCGGCTGTTCGTCTGGGTCTCGGAGGGCGTGTCGGCGTTCGACGACGGCATCGAGCGCGACCCGACGGTGACCGACCCGGTCGTCGTGAGCGACGACGAGACGGAGCGACTCTACAGTCTCGCGACGACGGACGCCGTCGAGACGACGGTGTACCCGCTGTGGGCGACGCGGGACGGCGAGGGGTTGTCGGCCCACTACGAGGACGGATGGTGGCACTCGGAGATTCGGTTTCCGACGCGTGAACAGCTTGCAGCCTACCGCGAGGCGCTGCTCGAATCGGGCGTGCAGGTGGAGATGCGCGGCATCTACAGGGAGGAGTCACACGAGCCTGCGCCGGGGCTGACGACCGAACAGCGTGAAGCGCTGACGGCCGCCTATCGGAACGGCTACTTCTCGGTGCCGCGGGAGACGACGACGGCCGCGCTGGCCGAGACGCTGGACATCTCTGGGCAGGCGGTGAGCGAGCGGCTCCGGCGCGGGTACGCCCGGCTCGTGGACGCGACGTTCGGCGACGAGTGA
- the aspS gene encoding aspartate--tRNA(Asn) ligase encodes MDERTYTADATPGDTVTVAGWVHELRDLGGIAFLIVRDTSGKIQVKLEKDEMDEELVETGLDVARESVVKIVGDVKEEPRAPTGVEVVPTGIEVIAEAETQLPLDPSGKVDAELPTRLDNRTLDVRRDESKAIFEIRSEVLRAVREEFRSFGSTEITTPKIVATGTEGGTELFPITYFGEEAFMNQSPQLFKQLMVGSGLERVFEIGPIFRAEEHNTPRHLNEATSIDFESAFFDHTEAMDVCEAVTKAAYEGVAENCADELETLGIDDFEVPEEAFPRLTYEEAIERINATGELDEQLVWGDDLPTEGEHVLGQDVGEHYFITDWPSEIKPFYIKDHDDDETLSTGFDMMHPRMELVSGGQREHRFDHLVEGFEQQGLNPDEFEYYTKMFKYGMPPHAGWAIGGERLIMTMLGLDNIREAVLFPRDRQRLSP; translated from the coding sequence ATGGACGAACGGACGTACACGGCGGACGCGACGCCGGGCGACACTGTGACCGTCGCCGGCTGGGTGCACGAACTGCGCGACCTCGGCGGCATCGCCTTCCTCATCGTACGCGACACGAGCGGGAAGATTCAGGTGAAGCTCGAGAAGGACGAGATGGACGAGGAGCTCGTCGAGACCGGACTCGACGTGGCCCGCGAGTCGGTCGTCAAAATCGTCGGCGACGTGAAGGAGGAGCCGCGCGCCCCGACGGGCGTCGAGGTCGTCCCGACCGGTATCGAGGTCATCGCCGAGGCCGAGACGCAGCTGCCGCTCGACCCGTCCGGGAAGGTCGACGCCGAACTCCCGACCCGGCTCGACAACCGCACCCTCGACGTGCGCCGCGACGAGTCGAAGGCCATCTTCGAGATTCGCTCCGAGGTGCTGCGTGCGGTGCGCGAGGAGTTCCGCTCGTTCGGCTCGACGGAGATTACGACGCCGAAAATCGTTGCCACCGGCACAGAAGGTGGCACTGAGCTGTTCCCGATTACGTACTTCGGCGAGGAGGCGTTCATGAACCAGTCGCCACAGCTGTTCAAGCAGCTGATGGTCGGCTCCGGCCTCGAACGCGTCTTCGAAATCGGTCCCATCTTCCGCGCCGAGGAGCACAACACGCCGCGTCACCTCAACGAGGCCACCTCCATCGACTTCGAGTCGGCCTTCTTCGACCACACCGAGGCGATGGACGTGTGTGAAGCAGTCACGAAGGCAGCCTACGAGGGCGTCGCCGAGAACTGCGCCGACGAACTGGAGACGCTCGGCATCGACGACTTCGAAGTGCCCGAGGAGGCGTTCCCGCGGCTCACCTACGAGGAAGCCATCGAGCGCATCAACGCGACGGGCGAACTCGACGAGCAGCTCGTGTGGGGCGACGACCTCCCGACCGAGGGCGAGCACGTGCTCGGACAGGACGTCGGCGAACACTACTTCATCACCGACTGGCCCTCCGAAATCAAGCCGTTCTACATCAAAGACCACGACGACGACGAGACGCTCTCGACGGGGTTCGACATGATGCACCCGCGCATGGAGCTCGTCTCCGGCGGGCAGCGTGAACACCGCTTCGACCACCTCGTCGAAGGGTTCGAACAGCAGGGACTCAACCCCGACGAGTTCGAGTACTACACCAAGATGTTCAAGTACGGCATGCCGCCACACGCCGGCTGGGCGATCGGTGGCGAGCGGCTCATCATGACGATGCTCGGGCTGGACAACATCCGTGAAGCCGTGCTGTTCCCGCGCGATCGTCAGCGTCTGAGTCCGTAA
- a CDS encoding pantoate kinase gives MHATAFVPGHVTGFFSTHPDEQPLRAGSRGGGVALSHGVETTVTDEAGVTLNGEAITVEPVERVLDALGVDLGVACETPLPLGSGFGVSGAMALGTAYVVNAHTEAGLSENDLVSLAHRAEVESGTGLGDVVGQARGGIPLRLEPGAPGYGAMDGVPGGSRVEYFSLGGLSTADVLGGDTETLSAAGERALDTVRETPTLATFVAASRRFAEEAGLLTDELRGILHDVDETGETASMAMLGETAFTLGTGLSDAGYDPAVCRIHPPGAGLRVE, from the coding sequence ATGCACGCGACGGCGTTCGTCCCCGGTCACGTGACCGGGTTCTTTTCCACGCATCCCGACGAGCAGCCGCTTCGCGCCGGCTCCCGGGGCGGCGGCGTCGCACTCTCACACGGCGTCGAGACGACCGTCACCGACGAGGCGGGCGTGACGCTCAACGGCGAGGCGATTACCGTCGAACCCGTCGAGCGAGTGTTGGACGCACTCGGCGTCGACCTCGGGGTGGCGTGTGAGACGCCGCTCCCGCTCGGCTCCGGCTTCGGCGTCTCGGGCGCGATGGCGCTCGGGACCGCCTACGTCGTGAACGCCCACACCGAGGCCGGCCTCTCGGAGAACGACCTCGTGTCGCTGGCCCACCGCGCGGAGGTGGAGTCCGGGACCGGACTCGGTGACGTGGTCGGGCAGGCGCGGGGCGGAATTCCCCTGCGGCTCGAACCCGGTGCACCGGGCTACGGCGCGATGGACGGGGTGCCGGGCGGGTCGCGCGTCGAGTATTTTTCTTTGGGTGGGCTGTCGACGGCGGACGTACTCGGCGGCGACACCGAGACGCTGTCCGCGGCGGGCGAACGCGCGCTCGACACGGTGCGGGAGACACCGACGCTCGCGACCTTCGTCGCGGCGTCGCGACGCTTCGCCGAGGAGGCCGGCTTGCTCACCGACGAACTGCGGGGGATTCTCCACGACGTGGACGAGACCGGCGAGACGGCGTCGATGGCGATGCTCGGCGAGACGGCCTTCACGCTCGGGACCGGACTCTCCGATGCGGGGTACGACCCCGCAGTCTGTCGGATTCATCCGCCGGGAGCCGGTCTGCGCGTCGAGTGA
- a CDS encoding 4-phosphopantoate--beta-alanine ligase, whose product MSDEPQIPVSPDDETEIPESHPRYESLLTRHRIEHGVDIGITSRQGLIAQGRGEAYDYLLGEQTIESADDAARAAAAHFLLADQAVVSVNGNVAALVPGEVVELADATGADIEVNLFNRTRERMEAIADHLREHGAEDVKGLAADGEIPGLDHARAKVDADGIGSADVVLVPLEDGDRAQALSAMGKTEVVIDLNPLSRSAQAASVPIVDNIIRAVPNITRHARELRDADEAELRAVVDSFDAETALEAAERAIRRGE is encoded by the coding sequence ATGAGCGACGAGCCACAGATACCCGTCTCTCCGGACGACGAAACCGAGATTCCGGAGTCACACCCGCGCTACGAGTCGCTGCTCACCCGCCACCGCATCGAACACGGCGTCGACATCGGCATCACCTCCCGACAGGGGCTCATCGCCCAGGGGCGCGGCGAGGCCTACGACTACCTGCTCGGCGAGCAGACCATCGAGAGCGCCGACGACGCGGCCCGCGCCGCCGCCGCCCACTTCCTGCTCGCGGACCAGGCCGTCGTCTCCGTCAACGGGAACGTCGCCGCGCTCGTCCCCGGCGAGGTCGTCGAGCTCGCCGACGCGACCGGCGCGGACATCGAGGTGAATCTGTTCAACCGCACCCGCGAACGGATGGAGGCCATCGCCGACCACCTCCGCGAGCACGGGGCCGAGGACGTGAAGGGACTCGCCGCCGACGGCGAGATTCCCGGGCTCGACCACGCCCGCGCGAAGGTGGACGCCGACGGTATCGGGTCGGCCGACGTGGTGCTCGTTCCACTCGAAGACGGGGACCGCGCGCAGGCGCTTTCCGCGATGGGAAAGACGGAGGTCGTCATCGACCTGAATCCGCTCTCGCGGTCGGCACAGGCCGCGAGCGTCCCCATCGTCGACAACATCATCCGGGCCGTCCCGAACATCACGCGCCACGCCCGCGAACTGCGGGACGCGGACGAGGCCGAACTGCGCGCGGTCGTGGACTCGTTCGACGCCGAGACGGCCCTCGAAGCCGCCGAGCGCGCGATTCGACGCGGGGAGTAA
- a CDS encoding 3-oxoacyl-ACP reductase family protein, giving the protein MASAVITGSSRGLGRAIALRFARDGYDIAVNYHSNEQQAETVAARAREHGVEAVVVGADVSAYDAAERLVETAADAFGGVDHLVNNAGIDQHVYTESLSPEDFDRVSDVNVNSAFNCTKAALGYLRESADEPSVVNLSSILAFTGAPIECHYAASKGALVSLTKSHARDFAPEIRVNAIAPGHIETDMTADRTEAEKQEELAAIPRDRYGQPEDIAEAAAYLRDAGFVTGETLHVNGGERME; this is encoded by the coding sequence ATGGCAAGCGCAGTCATCACCGGTTCCTCCCGCGGGCTCGGTCGTGCAATCGCACTCCGGTTCGCCCGCGACGGCTACGACATCGCGGTGAATTACCACTCGAACGAACAGCAGGCCGAGACGGTCGCGGCGCGCGCCCGCGAACACGGCGTCGAGGCGGTCGTCGTCGGGGCCGACGTGTCGGCGTACGACGCGGCCGAACGACTGGTCGAGACGGCCGCCGACGCCTTCGGCGGCGTCGACCACCTCGTCAACAACGCGGGCATCGACCAGCACGTCTACACGGAGTCGCTCTCACCCGAGGATTTCGACCGCGTGAGCGACGTGAACGTCAACTCGGCGTTCAACTGTACGAAGGCCGCACTCGGGTATCTGCGCGAGTCGGCGGACGAGCCGTCGGTCGTGAATCTCTCCTCGATTCTCGCCTTTACCGGCGCGCCGATCGAGTGTCACTACGCGGCCTCGAAGGGGGCGCTGGTGTCGCTCACGAAGAGTCACGCCCGGGATTTCGCCCCCGAGATTCGGGTGAACGCCATCGCGCCGGGCCACATCGAGACGGATATGACCGCAGACCGCACCGAAGCGGAAAAACAGGAGGAGTTGGCCGCGATTCCGCGCGACAGGTACGGCCAGCCCGAGGACATCGCCGAGGCGGCGGCGTATCTCCGAGACGCGGGCTTCGTGACCGGCGAGACGCTCCACGTCAACGGCGGCGAACGGATGGAGTAG
- a CDS encoding guanosine monophosphate reductase yields MDSLRTGLSYGDVLLVPQRSPVDSRGDTDLSTQLTPNVELSNPLVSAAMDTVTEADLAVELGKAGGLGVLHRFLTAEEQAEQVREVHEAGQQVAVAIGINEDYLARSEAVVAAGVDALVVDVAHGHLERALDVVETLAEAFPDTDLVAGNVATPEGVRDLAAAGADCVKVGIGPGSHCTTRKVAGAGVPQLTAVDDCADAAAEVGVTICADGGIRTSGDAVKALMAGADTVMLGSLFAGTEEAPGAVVEVDGTQYKRSRGMATTAAAEDREDKDSEVRADEGVEALTPYKGPVADVATEFCGGIRSGLSYCGGHTIEAARESAEFIRVAASAQEREGYHSDHDWEGVSVDSVGEANGTTVQSDD; encoded by the coding sequence ATGGATTCGCTACGCACCGGACTGAGCTACGGGGACGTACTGCTCGTGCCGCAACGCTCACCAGTCGACAGCCGCGGCGACACCGACCTCTCGACGCAGTTGACGCCGAACGTCGAGCTGTCGAACCCGCTCGTCTCCGCGGCGATGGACACCGTCACGGAGGCCGACCTCGCGGTCGAACTCGGGAAGGCGGGAGGACTCGGCGTGCTCCACCGCTTTCTCACCGCCGAGGAGCAGGCCGAACAGGTGCGGGAGGTCCACGAGGCGGGCCAGCAGGTCGCCGTCGCAATCGGCATCAACGAGGATTATCTCGCCCGGAGCGAGGCGGTCGTCGCGGCCGGCGTCGATGCGCTCGTCGTCGACGTGGCCCACGGCCACCTCGAACGCGCGCTGGACGTGGTGGAGACGCTCGCCGAGGCGTTCCCCGACACCGACCTCGTGGCCGGCAACGTCGCCACGCCCGAGGGCGTGCGCGACCTCGCGGCCGCCGGCGCGGACTGCGTGAAGGTCGGTATCGGTCCCGGCTCACACTGCACGACGCGGAAGGTGGCCGGAGCCGGCGTGCCGCAGTTGACCGCCGTGGACGACTGTGCCGACGCCGCGGCTGAGGTCGGCGTGACCATCTGTGCCGACGGTGGCATCCGCACCTCCGGCGACGCGGTGAAGGCGCTGATGGCCGGCGCGGACACCGTGATGCTCGGGAGCCTCTTCGCCGGGACCGAGGAGGCACCGGGCGCTGTGGTTGAGGTCGACGGCACCCAGTACAAGCGGTCGCGCGGCATGGCGACGACGGCCGCCGCCGAGGACCGCGAGGACAAGGACAGCGAGGTGCGCGCCGACGAGGGCGTCGAGGCGCTCACCCCCTACAAGGGGCCGGTGGCCGATGTGGCTACCGAGTTCTGTGGCGGGATTCGCTCGGGACTCTCCTACTGTGGTGGCCACACCATCGAGGCGGCCCGCGAGTCGGCGGAGTTCATCCGCGTCGCCGCCAGCGCACAGGAGCGGGAGGGCTACCACTCCGACCACGACTGGGAGGGCGTCAGCGTCGACAGCGTCGGCGAAGCGAACGGAACGACGGTCCAGAGCGACGATTAG
- a CDS encoding pyridoxal phosphate-dependent aminotransferase, with amino-acid sequence MQPTARVRRCDRSSIRVLFDLAQRTDGDLVRLEVGEPDFDTPAHVKEAAVAAIERGETNYTSNAGLPALRTAIADTLAREYDHSYGADDVLVTTGGMEALHLACLAVLDPGDDLLIPSPGWPNYWTQARLADATPVEVPMAFPYDLDADRLIDRMNSDTGAVMLCSPSNPTGRVFDDEAVARVIEAARDHDAYVIADEVYAALTYDRDPTGMATLVDDSAHVITIGSCSKAYAMTGWRVGWLATESSVVDEATKIRESTTASTPTPSQHAALAALEGPRTPVREMQTAFRERRDYVTDRLAELDGVDAPRSQGAFYAFLDPEGYDDSMALAKNLVTEAGVVLAPGSGFGDAGAGKLRLSYANSLDRLETGLDRLDAYL; translated from the coding sequence ATGCAACCGACCGCCCGCGTCCGGAGGTGCGACCGCTCCTCGATTCGCGTCCTCTTCGACCTCGCGCAACGGACCGACGGCGACCTCGTCCGACTGGAGGTCGGCGAACCGGACTTCGACACGCCCGCTCACGTGAAGGAAGCCGCCGTCGCCGCCATCGAACGCGGCGAGACGAACTACACCTCCAACGCCGGGTTACCAGCGCTTCGGACCGCCATCGCCGACACGCTCGCCCGCGAGTACGACCACAGCTACGGGGCCGACGACGTGCTCGTCACCACGGGCGGGATGGAGGCGCTCCATCTGGCCTGTCTCGCCGTGCTCGACCCCGGCGACGACCTCCTGATTCCCTCGCCGGGGTGGCCGAACTACTGGACGCAGGCGCGACTCGCCGACGCCACGCCCGTCGAGGTGCCGATGGCGTTCCCGTACGACCTCGACGCCGACCGGCTCATCGACCGGATGAACTCGGACACCGGAGCCGTAATGCTGTGTTCGCCGTCGAACCCGACCGGGCGCGTCTTCGACGACGAGGCGGTCGCGCGCGTCATCGAGGCGGCCCGAGACCACGACGCGTACGTCATCGCCGACGAGGTGTACGCCGCCCTCACCTACGACCGCGACCCGACCGGGATGGCGACGCTCGTCGACGACTCCGCACACGTCATCACCATCGGCTCCTGTTCGAAGGCCTACGCCATGACCGGGTGGCGCGTCGGCTGGCTCGCCACCGAATCCAGCGTCGTGGACGAGGCGACGAAGATTCGCGAATCCACGACTGCGAGCACGCCGACTCCGTCACAACACGCCGCCCTCGCTGCGCTCGAGGGACCCCGAACCCCCGTTCGGGAGATGCAGACCGCATTCAGAGAGCGGCGCGACTACGTGACCGACCGGCTCGCCGAGCTGGACGGCGTCGACGCCCCGCGCTCACAGGGTGCCTTCTACGCGTTCCTCGACCCCGAGGGCTACGACGACAGCATGGCGCTCGCGAAGAATCTCGTCACGGAAGCGGGCGTCGTGCTCGCGCCCGGTTCCGGGTTCGGTGACGCCGGCGCGGGAAAACTCAGACTCTCGTACGCGAACTCGCTGGACCGACTGGAGACGGGACTCGACCGACTCGACGCCTACCTCTAA
- a CDS encoding thiamine-phosphate synthase family protein, with protein sequence MRFIEEVVVDEFLPTFRALLAGDLRDRGLTQSEVAELLGISQSAVSKYAHGDVETNDRLAGDERVQELVARLGEGLASGDVTPVQALVETEVLIRQLERGDVLARLHEETFPALAEYEGDFAVHDADSEVRTAERVLASVRRGVRTLENTSGFAGLIPAVGSNLVETLPDAAGIEDVAGVPGRILDVKGRATVPGDPEFGVSEHVATVLLAARAGGSDARAALNIRYDDEIATRFAEAGLTTAEFDADAAVETAVADAVTDDVDVVFQSGGFGIEPAAYLLGSDAGVVADRIRELL encoded by the coding sequence GTGCGCTTCATCGAGGAGGTCGTCGTCGACGAGTTTCTGCCGACGTTCCGGGCGCTGCTGGCCGGTGACTTGCGCGACCGCGGGCTGACACAGAGCGAGGTGGCCGAGCTACTGGGCATCTCACAGAGTGCGGTGTCGAAATACGCCCACGGCGACGTGGAGACGAACGACCGGCTCGCCGGCGACGAGCGCGTCCAGGAACTCGTCGCGCGACTGGGCGAAGGACTTGCAAGCGGCGACGTGACGCCGGTGCAGGCGCTCGTGGAGACGGAGGTGCTCATCCGACAGCTCGAACGCGGCGACGTGCTCGCGCGGCTCCACGAGGAGACCTTCCCGGCCCTCGCGGAGTACGAGGGCGACTTCGCGGTCCACGACGCCGACTCCGAGGTGCGGACCGCAGAGCGCGTGCTCGCGTCCGTCCGCCGGGGCGTGCGCACCCTCGAAAACACGAGCGGCTTCGCGGGTCTCATCCCGGCGGTCGGCTCGAATCTCGTGGAGACGCTGCCCGACGCCGCGGGCATCGAGGACGTGGCCGGCGTGCCGGGTCGGATCCTCGACGTGAAGGGGCGGGCGACCGTCCCCGGCGACCCGGAGTTCGGCGTCTCCGAACACGTCGCGACGGTGCTGCTCGCGGCCCGCGCCGGCGGGAGCGACGCGCGCGCGGCGCTCAACATCCGCTACGACGACGAGATCGCGACACGGTTCGCCGAGGCCGGGCTCACGACCGCGGAGTTCGACGCCGACGCAGCGGTCGAGACGGCCGTGGCCGACGCCGTGACCGACGACGTGGACGTGGTGTTCCAGTCGGGCGGCTTCGGCATCGAGCCGGCGGCGTACCTGCTGGGGTCGGATGCCGGCGTGGTTGCCGACCGCATCAGAGAACTCCTGTAG
- the dcd gene encoding dCTP deaminase yields MILSDADIERRLGDDLVVEPLDDPDIQIQPASIDLRLGSEFLEFQHANIPCIHPNDETETEEYTRKTTVPEGDDYILHPGDFVLGTTVERVEIPADLIAHVEGRSSLGRLAIVVHATAGLCDPGYEGQITLELSNLGRAPVALSPGMRISQLTFTELKTEADRPYGSERGSKYQGQTGPQASRIQGDREFGGDQ; encoded by the coding sequence ATGATACTCTCGGACGCCGACATCGAGCGGCGACTCGGCGACGACCTCGTCGTCGAGCCGCTCGACGACCCCGACATCCAGATACAGCCGGCGAGCATCGACCTCCGGCTCGGCAGCGAGTTCTTGGAGTTCCAACACGCCAACATCCCGTGTATCCACCCGAACGACGAGACGGAGACCGAGGAGTACACGAGAAAGACGACCGTTCCGGAGGGTGACGATTACATCCTCCATCCGGGGGATTTCGTCCTCGGGACGACCGTCGAGCGCGTCGAGATTCCCGCCGACCTGATCGCCCACGTCGAGGGTCGCTCCTCGCTCGGCCGGCTGGCAATCGTCGTCCACGCGACGGCCGGGCTGTGTGACCCCGGCTACGAGGGCCAGATTACGCTCGAACTGTCGAACCTCGGCCGCGCGCCGGTCGCGCTCTCGCCGGGGATGCGCATCTCACAGCTCACCTTCACGGAACTGAAAACCGAAGCCGACCGCCCGTACGGGAGCGAGCGCGGCTCGAAGTACCAGGGACAGACCGGACCGCAGGCGTCTCGGATTCAGGGAGACAGAGAGTTCGGTGGTGACCAATGA
- the pth2 gene encoding peptidyl-tRNA hydrolase Pth2, which yields MKQAIVVRTDIGMGKGKLAAQASHASLKAYENAHTKSQSEWKEGGQKKIVLKVSSEREIHELADQARREGLPNAVISDAGHTQLEPGTVTALAVGPGEENLVDRVTGDLSLL from the coding sequence ATGAAACAGGCAATCGTCGTCCGCACGGATATCGGCATGGGGAAAGGAAAGCTGGCCGCACAGGCCTCCCACGCCTCGCTGAAAGCCTACGAGAACGCCCACACCAAGAGCCAGTCCGAGTGGAAGGAGGGGGGCCAGAAGAAAATCGTTCTGAAGGTGTCGAGCGAGCGCGAGATTCACGAACTCGCCGACCAGGCCCGACGGGAGGGGTTGCCCAATGCGGTCATCAGCGACGCCGGCCACACCCAGCTCGAACCGGGGACGGTGACGGCACTGGCCGTCGGCCCGGGCGAGGAGAATCTCGTGGACCGGGTGACGGGCGACCTCTCTTTGCTCTAG
- a CDS encoding ribonuclease HI — MAAYGRPALRSLFDDSPTPHIAHPPRTHHRDFYVATDGSYRNSGAGGLGVLIETGDGETVARLAVADSPPNNNVAEYRALHLGLDVLAERAPPSARVGVVLDHDDLAANVNRAMLALATPESEPPHPVRLPTATGNHWRGILARIGGFGELRAARLDSRENPAHPLANDPTGYSHVNHEPDRCVVPSTLESTADSTGEQIPPPSRADRHAD, encoded by the coding sequence ATGGCCGCATACGGCCGGCCCGCACTCAGGTCGCTGTTCGACGACAGCCCGACACCCCACATCGCGCACCCGCCGCGCACCCACCACCGAGACTTCTACGTCGCCACTGACGGCTCCTACCGCAACTCCGGAGCCGGCGGCTTGGGCGTGCTCATCGAGACGGGTGACGGCGAGACGGTCGCGCGACTGGCTGTCGCGGACTCACCCCCGAACAACAACGTCGCGGAGTATCGCGCGCTCCATCTCGGACTCGACGTGTTGGCCGAGCGTGCACCGCCGTCCGCGCGCGTCGGCGTCGTCCTCGACCACGACGACCTCGCGGCGAACGTCAACCGGGCGATGCTCGCGCTCGCGACGCCCGAATCCGAGCCGCCACATCCGGTTCGGCTCCCCACCGCCACGGGGAACCACTGGCGCGGGATTCTCGCGCGCATCGGCGGCTTCGGCGAGCTTCGGGCCGCCCGCCTCGACTCCCGGGAGAATCCGGCCCACCCGCTCGCCAACGACCCGACCGGCTACAGCCACGTCAACCACGAACCCGACCGGTGTGTCGTCCCCTCGACGCTGGAATCGACCGCCGACTCGACGGGCGAGCAGATCCCGCCGCCGTCGCGGGCGGACCGCCACGCCGACTAG